CGGCTCTCATGATCTGCAGGCGGTCTTCTCGGGGCGGTCAGGCCCGGACGTCCATCTCGCCAACGACACATCGATAGGCGTCGTCTATGCCGCCATTGAGCCCTGTGGAACAGCTCGTGCTTGCGATCGAAGGGCGGATCAACGGAAGAAACCGCTATGCGGAACATCCGGCATGGGGCGAGAACATCAAGGTCATGGGTGTGCGAAATGGCAATAGCGTACAACTGACAATCGCTTGCGGGCTGATCGGGCGCCATGTTGCCCATATGGGCGACTATCTGGCTGAGAAGGCCTCCATCGGAGAGATCGCGCGGGAACTTGCCGCTCGCCATGGCTTCGCCGCAGCGCAGATCACCATCAACGCGGCGGACAACCCCTCAGCTGGTTCCGTCTATCTCACTGTAACCGGCACTTCGGCTGAAGCGGGAGACGACGGTCAGGTGGGCGTGGCAACCGGGTGAATGGACTCATCACGCCTTGCCGGCCAATGAGTCTCGAAGCAGCCGCTGGAAAGAACCCGATAAGTCACGTCGGCAAGATTTACAACGTCGTTGCGCGCGAGGTCGCCAGATCGCTCGTCGCGCGGAACCGCGAGATCACGGCGGCAAATTGCCTGCTGATGAGTCAGATTCGCGTGCCCCTGATCAGCCTAGCAAGTCAACCTTGCGCCCGGAAATCGCGCGTCGCTTTGCAATGGAAAAGGGAGGTACGGGAAATCGTTGCCGACAGCTTTTCCGTATTCCGGAGCTCGTCGAGAAACTCATAAGCGGCGGACCCGAAATATTCTAAATCGCCTGTCCAGGGAAACTTGGCCGTGCCGCCCTTTTGAGGGCGCGCCTCGCGGAATTTGATCGAAGTCAATGCCGGGGTCCCGGGAACTGGCTAGTCTGACAGTGAATAGAAGTGGAAATGCGAATGGCACTCCTGCGTCCGAGATACCTGTCGGGCACGCCACAGCGGCGGTCGATCTTGCTATGCCTTTTCCTTGTCTTCGCCTTTGTGACCTATGGCTCCCTTCAAGCAATCGAAGCACCATCGCATTTAACACCGGTGCAAATGCACCTGAATGGCGCCCATCTCCTAGTCGTCGCGCATTCTGACCATTCATGCAATCCGGGCGATCGTGAAGGTAAGGATCATATCCAGTGCAGTTGCACTTTCGGGTCGGGCTGTTCTTTTGTTGCCGTGGTCAGCGAAACGGCGACTACTCCCGCCGGTCTCAAGCTCTCCCCATGGCACGCCCGAACATTGTTCCTCGTCAGCTCCGAGGCTGTGTCGCACTTCCGTCCCCCGAGAGTCCCGGCCAGCGCCTGAGCACTGTTGCACGCGGTTTAGCCGGCTGTGCTGAGCCTTATTCTCACTGATTGAAGGATCATGACCATGACTCGATTTATAAGTCCTTTACAACATGCTTGCACAGCAAGCGCGTCGCATCGCCAGGATGCTGCATCCGGCATTGCCAACCAACACGTGAACAAGAGCTTCCTCATCGGCGCGGCTTTGTCGGCCGCACTCGTCGCTGTCTGGCCACTTGCGGCCGCGGCCCAAGCCCAGCCGGATCCCCATCATCCTCAGGGACAGCAGGAACTCGCCGCTGAGTCCGGTCCCAAAACTCCCGGAACAGGCGATCAGTCCGGCATGCCGGATGGTCAGGGAATGATGAGAAACATGATGAACATGATGCAGATGATGGGCCGAGCGGCGGATGCAATGCCCTGCATGCAAAATGCGGCATCCATCGATCATATCGAAGGACGGCTGGCTTTCCTCCGCGCCGAACTGAAGATCGGCAATGATCAGCGGAAGACCTGGGACCACTTCGCCGATCGCATTCGCGAAAGCGCGCAGAAACTCGGCGACGTCCGAAATGGCCCGATGATGATGAAGCCGGCAAACGGTCAGACGTCTTCCGTGTTGCCGCAGAAGCTTGATCTCGAGGATCGGCTGCTGAAGGCGCGGCTCGATCTTGTTGGCGCATATAGAACCCTCTACAGCGCTCTGTCCGAGGACCAGAAGAAGATCGCGGAGGAATTGCTCGTTGCTCATAGGGACATGTGCGGGCCTGCGATGATGCCCATGGGAGGGCCCTAGCTATGCAGGCTCTCCTCTATTTTCTGCTGTGGGCAGGATTGATCTTTCTCATGATGCGCTTCGGATGCGGCTCCCATGTCATGGGACACGGTCACCGGCATGGCGGGCCGAGACCGGATGAGAGCTCTGATCTGCCGGGCACGAATGTACGTCGGACTCCAGAAAAGGCCCGCGATCCGGTTTGCGGAATGACGGTTGATACCGCGAATGCGAAGCCGAGCCTCTATGAAGGCCGCGCCTATTATTTCTGCTCGCAAACTTGCCGCGACAAATTCGAAGCTTCGCCTGCGTCCTATGCGAAAGGCGAGACCAGTCGGTCTTCAACCATGGAGAGTGGTCATGAGCACCACTAAAAGGACTGCCGGCGGCATGAGCGATGCCGGCGAACCGCATAGAATTCCAGTCTTCTCGCTGGGCATGGCCTTGAGCGTGTTCCTGGTAATTTCCTATGTGCTTTGCGTCCTGTTCTACCTGCTGTTCCCTGAGTCGGTGGTGAAGCACGCGGTGCTCACCTTGTTCCTGCCCGGCTTCAAGTTGCTGACCTGGCCGAGCTTCATCCTCGGCATCGTCGAAACCTTTGGGTACGGCTGGTATGCAGCCTTGATCTTCGTGCCGCTCTACAATTTCTTTGTCCAGCGCTGGCGTTAAGGGCAAGGAGATGACGATGCACGCCCATGACGCGATCGCGGAGACAGCCAGGCCTGATGCTCCCTCCGCGGGTCTGGCCAAGGATCCGATCTGTGGAATGATGGTCGACAAAACCACCGCGCTCATGGCCGAGCGCGGCGGCCGTACATATTATTTCTGCAGTCCTGCCTGCAAGCGGACCTTTGAGGATCCTGAGCGCGAGCTCAAATCGATGCGCACACGGGTCACGATCGCGCTGACCGGCGTCCTTGCCCTCGCAATCCTGCGCGCCGGCGCGTTCCTCGCGCTGGCTGCGGGCGCCACGATTGTCACCTGGGCGCCGATTCCGGCACTACCCTGGTTCACCTGGGGAGTCTGGCTTTTCATCCTGGTGACCCCGGTTCAGTTCATAGGTGGCTGGGGCTTCTACAAGGGTGCGTGGAATTCGATCCGGACGCGCTCCATCAACATGGACTTCCTGATCGCGCTGGGAACGACGGTCGCTTATCTCTACAGCGTGGTGGTTGTCTTCGCGCCGGATCTCCTGCCGGTGAAGGTGGAGCAGCGCGACGTCTATTTCGAGGTCTCCGCGGTGATCATCGCCTTCGTGCTGCTGGGCAAGTACATGGAGGAGATCATCAAGAAGCGCTCTTCGGCCGCCGTGCGCAAGCTCATGGATATGCGGCCGGCGGTAGCTCATGTCGTTCGCGAGGACGCGGAAGTGGAGATACCGGCGGAGTCGATCATGGTCGATGAGACCGTCATCGTCAGACCAGGAGAGCGCATTGCGACCGACGGCGAAGTGGTCGAAGGCTCGTCTTCTGTCGATGAATCGATGCTTACAGGCGAGTCCATGCCGGTCGAGAAAACGCCGGGCAACAGCGTCATCGGCGGCACGCTCAATCGCAGCGGCCTTTTACGTTTCCGGGCGACCCGGATCGGAAAGGATACGGCGCTTTCACAGATCATCAGGCTCGTCGAAGACGCGCAGGCGAGCACGGCCCAGGTTCAGCGGCTCGCCGACGAAGCGACGCGCTACTTCGTTCCAGCCGTCGTCGCTGTCGCCCTTGCGGCATTTGTCGGCTGGTGGATAGCGGGCGACTTTCCGCAGGCGCTCCTTTCATTTATTGCCGTGCTGATCATTTCCTGCCCTTGCGCTCTGGGCGTTGCCACACCGGCGGCGCTCATGGTCGGCGTCGGCAAAGGTGCCGAGGCCGGTATCCTCATCCGTGGCGCCGAGGTGCTCGAGCGCGCGCGCAAGCTCAACGCCGTCGTCTTCGACAAGACCGGGACGCTCACGCGCGGCGAGCCGAACGTCACTGACATCATTCCTTTCGGCAAGATGAAGGACACCGCCGTGTTGCGTATGGCCGCCGCAGTCGAAATCGGATCGGAGCATCCGCTTGGCGAAGCGATTGTTCGTGCGGCTTCCCATTGGCAGATCGACGTGCCGCGCGTTTCAAGGTTCGAGGCGATTGCGGGGCATGGTATCCGCGGTGTCGTCGACAGACGGCATGTGCTTCTCGGAAATCGGCGCCTGTTCAAGCGGGAAAAGGTGCCGATCGACCACGCCGAGCAGGCAATGGCGCGTCTGGAGCGGGAAGGCAAGACGGCCATGCTCGTCGGGGCGGGGGGGAAGGCGATTGGGATCATTGCCGTTGCCGATACCCTGAAGCCCGAGGCCAGGGACGCGATCGCGGCGTTGCGCGCCGAAGGGATCGAAGTCGTAATGCTGACCGGCGACAATGAGCGTACCGCCAACGCGATTGCCCGTGAACTGCATATCGATCGCGTCATTGCCGAGGTCCTGCCTGGCGATAAGGCAAAGGTGATCAAAGAGCTGCAGAACCAGGGAAAGATCGTTGCCATGGTGGGCGACGGCGTCAACGACGCGCCGGCGCTTGCAACCGCTGACATCGGCATCGCCATCGGATCGGGCTCGGATGTCGCCAAGGAGACCGGCGGAATCATCCTCATCAAGGACGATGTTCGTGAGGTCGTCCTCGCCATCCGCCTGTCACGCGCAACCTTGCGGAAAATCAAGCAGAACCTGTTCTGGGCGTTCATCTACAATGCCATCGGCATTCCGATCGCCGCCCTCGGCTTTCTCAATCCGATCTTCGCGGCCGCGGCAATGGCGCTGAGCTCGCTGTCGGTGATTGCCAACTCGGCCCTTCTTAAACGCATGAGTATATCGACGTAGGAATGAAGACGGAATCGACCAAACATCTTCCCAACTTGCGCGCTTGGCTTTGCAGTCTCGTCATGCTGGTCATCGCGGCAATGGTCGCCTTCCGACTGGGTCTTTCCCTTTGGACGCTAATCCTGTTGGCAATGCTGCTTGCGTGTCCGGTCGTGATCCTGTGGACCTATTTCATGGGAGGTCGACCCTTGCCGGTCCCGCTGGAACCCACGCCGAGCACCTGCGGAGACACGCGTTACTTCAACTGGGTTGCGCCCTGGTATGATGTCCACTGCTCGATCTTCGGCTTGGGAAAGCGATTTCGAGACAGAGCGCTGGCACTTGCCGGGCTGCGGCCGGGCGATCATGTGCTGGACGCTGGATGCGGGAACGGTGTGTTGACCCGCCGGATAGCGGCCATCGTGGGGCCGGCAGGCGAAGCGTGGGGCATAGATCCGGCCCCCGATATGATAAGAACGGCAATGCAGGATGCCGACCGCCAGGGGAGCGCCGCAAGGTTCAAGCTTGCGGCGATGGAGGCGCTCCCCTTCGCCGACGCAAGTTTCGACGCAGCGATCATAAGCCTTGTCCTCCATCATTTGCCGCCCAATCTGAAGGCCAGCGGGTTGAAAGAGATCAATCGGGTGTTGAAGCCCAATGGCCGTCTGCTTGTCGTCGAACCGGATCGGCCTGATTCATGGCTTCTGCGTATTCTGTTCTGGCCGATGGGGTTCCACCCTAATCTCAAGGATCATCTCGATGGACGAACCGACCGCATCATTCAAATTGGGGGGTTCACGTCTATTATGCTGCTCGGTCGCTGGGCCCACTGGATTGCGTTTTGGGGTGCGCAAAAATCCCAAACCCAAGTCCTCACCGGCGGAGATGACTCCAATGACGCCTCACCCTGAACCGGACACATGGACGCTCAACTCTCCGACCGTAACCGAGCAGATCCGTGTTCTGGTTGCAGCCGTTGGCGCTCCGCCGGCACGCAGGAAACTCATATTTCTCGCAGTCGGCCTCGTTCTGGTCATCGGCGCGACTGCCGTAGGTCAGTTTCTATTGAACGCCTGGAACAAGCCATTCTTCGACGCCATCGAGCGCAAGGATATAGATGGCTTCTTGTTCCAGCTCATCGTATTCGGGATCATTGCGACGGCGCTCCTAGTCCTTAACGTTGCGCAGACCTGGCTCGACCAGATGACAAAAGTGGAAATGCGCGCGTGGCTGACACACGATCTGCTGCTCCAGTGGATGGCGCCCAAACGGGCCTTCCTCCTTGCAGGGGCCGGTCAGATCGGCGTCAATCCCGATCAGCGCATACATGATGACGCGCGACGCTTGACCGAACTGTCCACGGCCCTAGCTATCGGTTTCCTCCAGTCTGCGCTCCTGCTCACAACCTTCATCGGCGTGCTCTGGGTTCTATCGCGAGGTGTTGCACTCGAAATCAGCGGACGCAGCATTGTCATACCGGGTATCATGGTCTGGGCCGCCTTGATCTATGCAGTATCGGGGTCGTGGCTGACTTGGCGAGTCGGCCGGCCCTTGATTGACATTAGCGCGGAGCGATATTCCGGGGAGGCCGAACTGAGATCTGCGCTTGTCCGGGTAAGCGAGGCGACCGACGGGATCGCCCTCTACGGCGGTGAGGCCGACGAGCGCCGGCGGATCGAGCGGGAGCTTCACCGAGTGATCGTTGCCATGCGCCGGCTGGTCGGCCGGATAGCTCGTCTGACCTGGATCACGGCGGGATATGGCTGGTTTGCCATCATCGCGCCGATTGTGATTGCGGCGCCCGGATATTTCGGCGGCCAACTCACCTTCGGCGAGCTGATGATGACGGTGGCTGCGTTCAACCAGGTTCAGCAGGCCCTGCGCTGGTTTGTCGACAATGCGAGCGGCATCGCGGACTGGCGAGCTGCGCTCTTGCGCGTCACGAGTTTCCGCCACGCACTTCTCGCCATTGATCGGCTGGAGCAACCCTATCCCAGGATCGACATCGCAAAGGACTCTGCGAGCCTGGTTTTCGACAATGTCGCGATACGTGTGGCGGATCGGGAAATTGCGCTCGATGGAGTTGTGGAGATCCGGCCCGGCGAGCGTGTGCTCATCATCGGCAAGCCGGGCATCGGCAAGAGCATGTTCTTCCGGGCGATCGCCGGCCTGTGGCCCTGGGGGAGGGGCAGGCTCGCGGTGCCCCCGAGGGCAGGCACGATGTTCCTACCGCAACGATCCTATGTGGCTCCTGGTTCGTTGCGTGAAGTCTTGACCTATCCTGTGACGGCTTCAAGTTTCTTGCAGGAAGATCTGATCAATGCACTTGAGCGCACGAACCTGAAGCACCTGATCCCTTCGCTCGATCGCATCGCGCGCTGGGACAAGGAGTTAATGGCCGACGAGGTGCAGCGCCTCTCCTTCGCGCAACTCCTCATCCATAAGCCGCAGTGGATCATCAGCGATGAGGCAATTTGCCACCTCAGCGAGGACAGCCGTGAGATCATGTTTTCATTGTTCGGGCAGGAATTGTCCGAAGCGAGCGTCGTCAGCATCACAAGTAATGATGTCCAGCACAACTTCTACC
This genomic stretch from Nordella sp. HKS 07 harbors:
- a CDS encoding ABC transporter ATP-binding protein/permease, giving the protein MTPHPEPDTWTLNSPTVTEQIRVLVAAVGAPPARRKLIFLAVGLVLVIGATAVGQFLLNAWNKPFFDAIERKDIDGFLFQLIVFGIIATALLVLNVAQTWLDQMTKVEMRAWLTHDLLLQWMAPKRAFLLAGAGQIGVNPDQRIHDDARRLTELSTALAIGFLQSALLLTTFIGVLWVLSRGVALEISGRSIVIPGIMVWAALIYAVSGSWLTWRVGRPLIDISAERYSGEAELRSALVRVSEATDGIALYGGEADERRRIERELHRVIVAMRRLVGRIARLTWITAGYGWFAIIAPIVIAAPGYFGGQLTFGELMMTVAAFNQVQQALRWFVDNASGIADWRAALLRVTSFRHALLAIDRLEQPYPRIDIAKDSASLVFDNVAIRVADREIALDGVVEIRPGERVLIIGKPGIGKSMFFRAIAGLWPWGRGRLAVPPRAGTMFLPQRSYVAPGSLREVLTYPVTASSFLQEDLINALERTNLKHLIPSLDRIARWDKELMADEVQRLSFAQLLIHKPQWIISDEAICHLSEDSREIMFSLFGQELSEASVVSITSNDVQHNFYPRILHLTAQPVASFKASSGGGRPTSPATGATEGEAPAVVRATF
- a CDS encoding class I SAM-dependent methyltransferase, which translates into the protein MKTESTKHLPNLRAWLCSLVMLVIAAMVAFRLGLSLWTLILLAMLLACPVVILWTYFMGGRPLPVPLEPTPSTCGDTRYFNWVAPWYDVHCSIFGLGKRFRDRALALAGLRPGDHVLDAGCGNGVLTRRIAAIVGPAGEAWGIDPAPDMIRTAMQDADRQGSAARFKLAAMEALPFADASFDAAIISLVLHHLPPNLKASGLKEINRVLKPNGRLLVVEPDRPDSWLLRILFWPMGFHPNLKDHLDGRTDRIIQIGGFTSIMLLGRWAHWIAFWGAQKSQTQVLTGGDDSNDASP
- a CDS encoding DUF5676 family membrane protein; its protein translation is MSTTKRTAGGMSDAGEPHRIPVFSLGMALSVFLVISYVLCVLFYLLFPESVVKHAVLTLFLPGFKLLTWPSFILGIVETFGYGWYAALIFVPLYNFFVQRWR
- a CDS encoding heavy metal translocating P-type ATPase, whose protein sequence is MHAHDAIAETARPDAPSAGLAKDPICGMMVDKTTALMAERGGRTYYFCSPACKRTFEDPERELKSMRTRVTIALTGVLALAILRAGAFLALAAGATIVTWAPIPALPWFTWGVWLFILVTPVQFIGGWGFYKGAWNSIRTRSINMDFLIALGTTVAYLYSVVVVFAPDLLPVKVEQRDVYFEVSAVIIAFVLLGKYMEEIIKKRSSAAVRKLMDMRPAVAHVVREDAEVEIPAESIMVDETVIVRPGERIATDGEVVEGSSSVDESMLTGESMPVEKTPGNSVIGGTLNRSGLLRFRATRIGKDTALSQIIRLVEDAQASTAQVQRLADEATRYFVPAVVAVALAAFVGWWIAGDFPQALLSFIAVLIISCPCALGVATPAALMVGVGKGAEAGILIRGAEVLERARKLNAVVFDKTGTLTRGEPNVTDIIPFGKMKDTAVLRMAAAVEIGSEHPLGEAIVRAASHWQIDVPRVSRFEAIAGHGIRGVVDRRHVLLGNRRLFKREKVPIDHAEQAMARLEREGKTAMLVGAGGKAIGIIAVADTLKPEARDAIAALRAEGIEVVMLTGDNERTANAIARELHIDRVIAEVLPGDKAKVIKELQNQGKIVAMVGDGVNDAPALATADIGIAIGSGSDVAKETGGIILIKDDVREVVLAIRLSRATLRKIKQNLFWAFIYNAIGIPIAALGFLNPIFAAAAMALSSLSVIANSALLKRMSIST
- a CDS encoding Spy/CpxP family protein refolding chaperone — its product is MQNAASIDHIEGRLAFLRAELKIGNDQRKTWDHFADRIRESAQKLGDVRNGPMMMKPANGQTSSVLPQKLDLEDRLLKARLDLVGAYRTLYSALSEDQKKIAEELLVAHRDMCGPAMMPMGGP
- a CDS encoding YHS domain-containing protein encodes the protein MQALLYFLLWAGLIFLMMRFGCGSHVMGHGHRHGGPRPDESSDLPGTNVRRTPEKARDPVCGMTVDTANAKPSLYEGRAYYFCSQTCRDKFEASPASYAKGETSRSSTMESGHEHH